In Candidatus Margulisiibacteriota bacterium, the genomic stretch ATGGCAAACGCCCATCTTACAAACGCAAAAAGAGCAAAGAACGACGAGTTCTATACGCAGTACGACGACATTCAAAAAGAGATCGAAGCGTATGTGGAATATGACCCCGATGTATTCAAAGGCAAGGTTATTTACTGCAATTGCGACGATCCGTTTGAAAGCAATTTTGTCAAATTCTTCGCAAACAGGTTCAATGGTTACGGCATAAAAAAATTGGTGGCAACAAGCTATGTTGGCTCGCCAATTGCCCAGACAGAGTTGCAGTTTTCTATACCCGGAGAGATCAGAAGGAAAAAGGAACTGCCCGAAAAGAAAAGAAAAAAAGCATTTAAAATTGAGATCAATGAAGTGTCTGATCTCACAAAAGATGGCGTAATAAACCTGGATGATGTGAAGTATCTGTTAAAGCACGACAAAAATGCGTCTTCACTTTTGCATGGGGACGAAAAGTACACCGCCGGTGATTTTCGCAGCAAAGAATGTGTGGAGCTGCTAAGGAGATCCGACATTGTTGTAACAAATCCGCCGTTCAGTCTGTTTCGCGAATATGTCAAGCAGCTTTTTGATTACAATAAAAAGTTCGTCATTATCGGCAACATGAATGCGATCACCTATAAAGAAATATTCCCGCTGATCAAAAATAATAAGCTGTGGCTGGGAAATGGATTTAATGCTGGCAATGCATATTTCTTTACGCCAAATACGCGCGATTTTGCTTCCGGGGTTTACGATGAAAAAACAGGCCTAGTGAAATTTCGTAATGTTTGCTGGTTTACAAACCTTGATCACGGACGCCGTCATCAGCCGTTACCGCTTATGACTATGAAAGAAAATTTAAAATACAGTAAGCACAAAGAGGTTAAAGGAAAAAGAACCTATGATAGATATGATAATTACGATGCCATAGAAGTACCGTTTACTGATTCCATTCCGAGCGATTATTGTGGGGTAATGGGGGTGCCAATTAGTTTTCTTGACAAATACAATCCGGACCAGTTCGAGATTGTGAAATTCAGGCATGGTGACGATGGGAAAGACTTGAGATTAAAGGACGGTTCATGTCCATATTTTAGAGTTGTTATTAGACACAAGAAAAGAGGGAAATAACATGAAAGGGATTATTTACATAATGACAACAGCTGTGTCAGGCCTTATAAAAATCGGAAAGTCAGGCACAAAGAATTATTCGGAGCGAATGAGAGATTTGGAAGCCAATGGCTACTATAATGTGGCGGGATTAAAAAGGTTCTTTGCTATTGAACTTGAAGATTATGATGATAAAGAAGACCTTCTGCACGATATCTTCAAAAAACATCAGGTCGGAGAAAGCGAATTGTTCGCGCTTGATCAAGAGCTGTTGCAGCAACTTTTGCTCTCATTTAAGGGTAAGGTCATTTACCCTGAAAATGTTGATCAAGAAAAAGAGTTCGATATGATTTCACATGCTAGAAAAGAAAGCAGATTGTTCAATTTTTACAGGAAGGGCTTAAAAAACGGCGATATAGTGGTCTTTAAGGACGATGAAACGGTAACGGCCGCAGTTGTCGGAGAACGCGAAGTGGAATACGGCGGGCAGATTTGGAAATTGTCGCCTCTTACATATAAGCTTTATGAACAACGAGGTGAATTGAATAAGAGCGGAGCTTATGCCGGCGCGGACTATTTCAAATATAAAGGTAAGATATTGAGAAGTCTGCCGGATATCAATAGAACAGGGGAAATGACATGAAAACGACACTAAAAACCAATATTACAATCAAAGATATTTGTGAAGGGTTTGTCTATAACGAACTTGAAGGAAAAGGATTGTTTGGCTTGTCCGGCAAACTCACTATTCAGCCGGAATATCAGCGTAATTATATTTATGCGTCCGACGGCGGGAAGAAAGAGATCGCAGTTATTGAATCATTGCTCAAAGGTTACCCTATAGGTTTAATATACTTTAATAAAGTTTCTGACGATAAATTGGAAGTTCTGGACGGGCAACAGCGTATAACCAGTGCCGGGCGTTTTGTGACTGATAAATTTGCCATCAAGGATGAAAATGGTCTCGAACAATATTTTAGTGGCATGGCAAAAAACAAACAATCTACGATCCTTGAGACAAAACTGCTCATTTATGAATGTGAAGGGACAGAAAGCGAGATAAAAGAGTGGTTCAAGACAATAAACATTGCCGGTGTGCCGCTTAATGATCAGGAACTGCTAAATGCTGTATACTCCGGCCCATTTGTAACACTTGGCAAGGAAGAGTTCAGCAATAGCCAAAATGCCAACATCCAAAAATGGAGCTCATATGTAACTGGTAGTGCCAGCAGACAGCAGTTTATGGAGCGTGCGCTGGATTGGGTTAGTAAAGGCAATATTGGTGATTATATGAGTCGCCATCGATATGACAAGAATATTACTGAATTGAAAACATACTTCAACACTGTAATAGACTGGATCTCCGGCGTATTTACTGATGTGGAAAGCGAAATGCGCGGGCTCGAATGGGGACAGTTATACGAGAAGTATCATAAGAAAGCATATGATCCTGCTAAAGTGTCAGCACAGGTTCAAAAACTCTATGGTGACCCATATGTAAATAATCGTAGAGGAATATTTGAATATATACTTGGCGGCTCAACCGACACAAAATTGCTCGATGTCAGGGTCTTTGATGAGGCTGTCAAGAGATCTGTGTATGCAAAACAGACGGCTAAAGCCAAGAAAACCGGCAAATCAAATTGCCCTCATTGTGCCATTGGACATGATGCTAATAAGAGTAAAATGTGGAGTTATGCCGATATGGATGCCGACCATGTAGCGGCATGGAGTAAAGGCGGTAAAACAGCAGCTAAGAATTGCCAAATGCTCTGCAAGACGCATAATAGAGCAAAGGGGAATAGGTAAGGTTCCGTATTCATAAGTTGAGAAGGCAGATAAATGATAACGAGCAATAAACAAGCGTTGTTGTTAAATTTTGTTCAATCAGAAGGCCGCGTCTGTCCCATGCCAACATATTGGAATGGACTATATCAGATGCTGCCGGACTGCAAACAATTGCCTTCAGGTGGGTGGGAACCTGCTTTGCCTTTGATCTTGGCTGCATGGGGGGATACTCCGGCACTAATGAAGATGCTTAGATTGAAGGAACATATTGATTATGCAGCAGAAAAAGGTGTGCTGGATAAGGTTGACTCGTATTTAAGGGGGCTTAAACCCGATCAATGGGCGTATGGTGACGGGACCACTGAATGGGCAAAATATAAAAAGCAGAATATTTGAATATGAACCACAAACCTGCCCTTGTCCTCTCCGGCGGTTTCGTCAAAGGCGTCGCGCACATCAGCATTGCCGAAGAAATGAATGCGCGCGGGTATCGTGATGTCTGGAATTATTGTGTATTCAGCAGATCAAGGAATTCTTTATATTTGTCAGGATAACCTTCATTGGCTGACCATCTCATGATCTCTATAAGGTCCACCTTCTGCGATCTTGAAACCATGACCGCCTGGTCAAGAGATTGTCTGTCGTTCCAGTGAAAGAAGGCCGCGAGCCTGTCCTTGACGCTGTCAGTTGGACTTAATAGCTTGAGCACCCCTTTTTTTGTCCTGATCCGGGCTATATCTTTGACAGGTTCTTTGCCCACGGACAGGGGAGCCGGAACAAATTCGACAAAATATTTGCAGCCAACCTTTCTGAAATATTTTTCCGGCATGAGTTTAAAGCCGATTTCTTCCATGGCTGCCCCGATCTTTTTCTCATAGATGGTATCGGTGACAAAATCAAGGTCCCCCGAAATATACCTGTTATTTGTGTATAGAGTGACGCAGGCTCCGCCGGAGAGTACGGCTTCGATACCGTACCGCGAAAGAGAATGCGCAACAAGAACAGCAAGGTCTTTAAGAGGGAGATCCCCGTCTTCGTTTACCACAAAGGTTTTCCTGTCCTTCTTGGGCGCAGTCGGAGGTTGTAGCCTTTTTCTCTGTCTTTTTCCGGCAGGAACGAAAAAGCCTTCTCCAGCAGTTCCTTCACTTCATCAAGCAGCGCGTACCTGGGGTTGAAATAATAAAGCCTGGTCTTGCCTTTTATCTTGCTGACAAGCAGCCCTCCTTTTTCAAGCCGTTTGAACTGGTCCTGGACTGATTGAAGCCTTAGCCCGAATCTTGAGGATATGTTCCTGGCGTACACTTCTTTTTGCGTTAGGAGAGAGAAAAGGATCCTTTCGCTTACTTTGTTGCCGAATATAACTTCTAACATATCAGAAAAAATATTATCAAAAAGCACCAGGGATGTCAATGACCCGAAAAGCGTGTCATATGACCCGAAAACCGTGTCGGTTATTAAATGGTTCAAGTCCGGTTTTCCATGCTATAATTCCCGCAAATATATGAAATCCAAACTCGCCCTCGTCTTATCCGGCGGTTTCGTCAAAGGCGTCGCGCACATCAGCATTGCCGAAGAAATGAATAAAAGGGGATATGTCCCCGGTGTCTTTGTCGGGACCTCTATTGGCGCGGTGTTCTCTGTTCTTCTCGGCCTATATGACGACCCAAAGATGGTTAAGCGGATAACGCAGGATTTTGTCAAAAGCCATATATGGCCACAGCTTGTTTCAATAGATATATTCTCAAAAGCTGGCCTGTTCGAATCAAAAGAAGCGATTAAATTGATAGCAAAAGAAGCAGGATTTGCAGGGAAGACTTTTAAAGCACTTAAAAAGCCTGTTTATGTAACTTCAACAGACCTCAATACCGGAAAGCTCATAGTATTTGGTAAAGACAAGAACATGCTGCTGTCAGAAGCCTTAGAGGCCTCAATCTCTTTCCCTGTTATCTTCAAACCAAAGAAAATGCCCCTTCGACAAGCTCAGGGTAAAGTTAAAATGATGGCTTTGGCTGATGGCGGCATTCGCGAAAACTGTCCGATATCGGTTGCGGCAAAGATACCCGGAGTTAAAAGGATAGTAGCCTGCGATCTTGGCTACTGCGGACAATCAAAAGGCGACTTTAACAGGAAAAATGCGCTGGATGTGTTTATGCAATGCCTTGATCTAACGACTTCATTCTCCCAGATAAACCGGTATATCAATGATGAGGTGTTTATAAAGAACGAAATAGCGGTCAGGATAATCAATCCCGGCATATTCGATATCCTGCCGTTTGATTTTAAAGAGATACCCTCTATCATAAACAGGGCTTCAAAAACCGCAAAGAATATTTTTGGTCGATTCAAAACACCCGATAAGTTCTTCCGTTTCTGGAAATCAGACCCATTCAGGGAAGAATATATGACTGTTGAGCATATAGGGAGGAAAAAGACGAATGCGTTTGAGATTATAGACTTTTCATTAGCGAATGCGCCTGCCCGCTGAAGTACCGAACGAAGCGGAGGGGCGAAGGAGGGTTTGAGGCGATAGATTTTGGATAATGTCATGAAAAAAACAGACAATATCAGAATTGGGAATTATGAGTTTGATGTGTTTTATCAAAAAAACGGTGCGCGCAAGACGATTTTTGCAAAAGGCACCGACAGTCTTTACAAGTTTGCCGAAAAGATCATAAAGGAATTTGGATTTGCGTTGGACCATTGCTTTGGATTCTACGGCAGTTTTGAAAAATTGAGCAATTCATCAAAGGCGTATGAGCTTTTTGTTGATACCGGAGATGAACCGTTAAGCCAATATTCAAAAGGCGTTAAAAAGTCAAAAATTCATCAAGCGTTCACACAACCGGGCGAAATGATGTTATTCCTGTTCGATTACGGAGATAATCACAGGTTTGCGGTCAAATTGATGCATATACTGGCGGGGAAATTGCTAAAATAAAAACCCCCGTGACCCCGAGCTTGCCAAAGGGTGGGTACAGTTTATACTTACCCTTGAGATATCTACGACAGGCGGAGTCCAGAAAATGAACTGCTCCAACGCAGAAGGCATTTTCCGCATAATTCAATCAATCCTTTCGCCGAAAGCAGATCGAAGAATGATCTTTTGGGGCGAACCGGGTTTTTACACATTAAATCTAAAGCTCAAAATATCCCCGTCCTCAACTATATAATCCCTGCCCTTGAGGTGGAATTTGCCGGCCTCTTTTAGTTTTGCTTCGGAGCCGGCCTCTATCAGGTCGCCGTATTTGAACATCTCGGCCCTTACAAAACCTTTTTTGATGTCGGTGTGGATGGCGCCCCCGGCCTCGCCGGCGTCGCTGCCTTTTTTGATGGTCCAGGCCCTGACCTCGTCCTCTCCGACGGTAAAGAATGAGATAAGGCCCAGCGCCTCATAGGCGGCCCTGGTCATAACATTAACGGGAGGTTCGTCTATCTTCAATTCCTTCATGAATTCAAGGCGTTCTTCATCAGAGAGCTGTTTTAACTCCTGCTCTATCTCTATGGAAAGCAGGACGCCTTTGCCGCAAAATTCTTTTTCGATCCCGGCAACCAGGTCTTTGTCCGATAGTTTATTCTCCGAAACATTGCCGACAAAGATGTGAGGTTTCATCGTCAAAAGCTGCAGCGCCCCAAGGACTTTCAGCATTTCCTGCGAAAACCCTCCGTCCCTTACGGGGACCTCTTTTTCCAGCAGTTCCTTAGCCTTTTCCAGCACAACTTTTTCCTTTTCGATGTTCTCGCCGTGCTTTTTTTTCAGTTCCCTGGCTATATTTTCCAGCCTCTTTTCGACCGCCATCAGGTCGTAGATTATCAGTTCCGAAGAAAAACGCCTCGCGTCATCGATAAAGGAGTCTCCCTTTGCCACAAAGCACAGTTCATCTGCGTTCTTCATAAGAGACAGCATTTGTGTCTTTAAAGGGCCGGAAAGATCAAAATCGGGGAGGAGCTCATATTCAATTTTTGCGTATGAAGTCTTTTTTGGCTTATACAGTTCTATAAGTTTTGTTATCCGAGGATCAATGACCTCGCAAACGCCTTTAAAAACTTCCTGCGGTTTGCCGTCTATGGTTTCCTGCGGGATGGAGCAAAGCACCGAAAAGAGGTTCTTATGGCCGGAAAACGGGTAGCCGATCAGCGAAGCTTTCATAAAACCATTCTAACACATTGATAAAGATCTGCTCCGGGATGAAATTGCAGCGGATCTCCTTCGACAATATAGGGGTGCTTTAATGAGGATCGCGGCAAGAACTAAAGTAAATGATCTGTCGGGACAGAGCGCTTGGCATCTGATCTGTCCCGGCGCTATGAGCGTTCTGTATCAACGCATGATGTGGGACCGCATGCCGGAGCGCGGGCGCGTTTTGGAAATAGGCGCGGGCTGCGGCGCCCCGCTGCAGTTCTATACCGCAGAGCAGAGGGGCCGGGTCACTGCTCTTGATATTGACGGCAGAGCCCTGAAAACGCTGAAAAAGACATATCCCGAGGTGGAAACGCTTGTCTGCGATATCAGGGATATAAAAGCGGAGAGCTCAGCTTTTTCTGCCTGTATAGGTTCCAATGCCCTGTACCTTGCGACCTCTGAGGAACAGCTTGCCGGCGGTTTTTTTGAGATCGACAGGATATTGTCTGATAACGGCCGCATAGCTCATATAATGTCAGGACTGCCGGCCAATCTGCTCGAGGATTGGAGCCCGGATAACAAACCCGACCCCTCGGACCCCGAGTCGTACTGGAGGGCTTACCAAAAGATCAGCAGCACAATGGTAAAACTCCTAAAAGCTTCCGGCTACAGAGCACACTCAAGACTTGTCAGGACATCGGTCGCCAGGCCTTTGGAAGCTTTGAATGATGTTCAGCGGCAGCTTCTTCCGTTTACAGAAGAGCTGTATTCCGGCTTTTGCTTTGATATGTGTTTTGGTGTTGCCGCGGTCTCAAACCCTTCGGGTTGTGTCCCGGAAGGATATTACGAGGAATCGATGCTCGCCTATGTGCTTTTTGCGCAGAGACCGGGCCAGGGGACCCTGTCATCGGTGTTGGCCAGGATTTTTGACTTTGGCCGAACTATCAAACATGGTAGGTAAAAGCGCTCTTTTCCCAGAGTTTTTCGAGGGCGTATTTTTCTCGTTCCTGCCTTCCCATAACATGGGCAACCACACCGATAAGGTCAAGCACCATCCAGTTGGAATCCCTTTTGCCCTGCCATTTACCGTCCTTTATCCCTGCTTTTGAAAGCGCCTCATCGATGCCGTCGCGCAATGCCTGGACATGCGGGGAGGAATTGCCGCTGGCAAGCACCATATAATTGCACACGGAAGAGGTTTTTCTGATGTCTATTATTTCCAGGTCCAGCGCCTGTTTGTCCTGCGCGGCTTTGGCTATGAGGCTGGCTATAGCATTCGAGGAAAGGGCCTTAGTTCTGCCCGGTTTGGCCTTGAGCTTCACTTATCCTTCTTTCTTTCAAAAATCTTTCGACTATTGCCGGCACCCTGCTCATATCCGGTTCCAGATAGTAGACCCCGTCGATCTTGGTAGAATTGCCGGGCAGCTGGGCCATCATAATGTTGCCCATCTCATAAGCCTGGCGCGATACCGAGGCTATCCCCATTATCTGCGAGGCCGAAAGATTGGTCTCCACGCTTCCGGCAAAATCCATTATGATGTGGTAGGTCTGGCTGAGCCCCCTGGTCTTTGAGATCTGCTGTGCAACAGCGTCCAAAAACTTCTGCTGCCTTGATATCCTGCCAAAATCGGACTGGTTATCGTGCCTGAACCTGAGATAGCCGATAGCCTGCCGTCCCGAAAGCTTCTGGACCCCCGGCTTTAGGTCTATATGCAGGCCCCCGGCGTAGTCCACATAGTACATCCTTTTTTCCACATCAAGGGTGATCCCCCCCATGCGGTCTATCAGCTTTTCAAGACCGTCAAGATTTACCTTGATGTAATACTCGATAGGGACCTGTAAAAAGTTGGAGGTTGTCCTGCAGGCAAGGTCGGCCCCTCCAAAAGCATAGGCATGGTTTATTTTATCCAGCCGGACCCCGGGGATAACCACCAGCGTGTCCCTGGGTATGGAGATTATTCCAAGGCTTTTTGTTGCGGGATCAACATGCGCCACCATCACTGTGTCCGACCTTCTTACCCCGGCAGTGGCATCAACCCCCAGAAGAAGCACATTGGTGCTGGGCAGATTGTTCACGGTGGGGGACAGCGAGAACAGCATCTCAAAGGCCAGTATCCTTGTGACTATGAAAGCGGCAAAAAAGCCGAAACTGGCCGACATAGCCACCAGAAAAACAGGGATGACGACCATCCAGAACTTCCAGGCCCCACCTTTGCCGGGTGCCTGCTTGTGAGGGGCCATGGGGTCCGAGAAGTTTTCCATTATTTGTTCAGGTAATAATTCCTTGTCGTCAGGGTCTGTTCGAAGATGGGAGCTTTTCTTTCCAGAAGATATTTTATCATTTCTTCGGCGACGAGGGCAACAGTTTTATCAAGGTTCTGTTTTGCCAGACGGCGCAGCCTGCGCAGCCCGGGCCATTTGCGTCCCGGGGCTATATGGTCCGAGATATAGATGACCTTTTCCAGTCTTGACATGCCGGCCCTGCCGCTGGTGTGATGCTCTATCGCCTTTAAAACATCCCTGTCTTTGATGCCGAAGAGCTTTTTTGCCAGATGGGCGCTCACAAAGCTGTGAAAAAGATGGTAATGCCCCGAATCTTTCAGCCCGGGAGGAAGCCTCAGCCTTTTTGCGCTCCTTAAAAGAGACCCGCGTTCCATTCCCTTGGCGCAGTCGTGCAAAAGGCCGGCTGTTTTAGCCCTTTCGACGCTGACGCCGTGAATTGAGGCAAGGCGCGCAGCGGTCTTGGCAACGCTCAGGCTGTGCCTGTACCTGTCATGTCCTATCAGCGTCCTGAGCTTTTTCTTTAAGGCCTCTTTGTCCATGCAGTTCAAATATAGCGCAACTTGAGGGCTTAAGCAATGATATAATGTGTCTTGAAAATGAAAAAGACCGTTGCGCTCATACTTGCCGCGGGCAAGGGCACCAGGATGAACTCGGACAAGCCTAAGGTCCTTCACACCCTCTGCGGAGCTCCTATCCTCAACTATGTGCTGGAGGCGGTCAACGCGCTTCATCTAAGGGATGCCTACATTATTGTAGGCCACAAGGCCGACCTGGTAATGAAAAAGTACAAGCACCTAGACCTTAACTTTATAGAGCAAAAAGAGCAGCTTGGCACCGGGCACGCGGTGATGCAGGCCGAAAAGGTCTTAAAGGACAGGGACCTTACCGTTCTGGTCATAAACGGGGACATGCCCTTTATAAAAAGCACCACGCTTAAGCAGCTGGTAGAGCTTCACCGCTCAAAAAAAGCTTCTGCTACGGTCCTTACAGCCTGCGTGGAGGACCCCGCCGGATACGGCAGGATAATCAGGGATTTAGGCAGGGACGTGGAAAAGATAGTGGAGCAAAAGGACGGCAGTCTTGGGGAACTTGAAGTAAAAGAGATAAATACGGGCACCTATTGCTTTGAGAACGCTGATCTTGCCGAGGCTCTGCAGCAGGTACGGCCCGAGAATTCGCAGCACGAATACTACCTGACCGATGTCATCAGCATCCTGCGCAAAAAAGGCAAAAAGGTGGCCGCGCTGTGCGTGGAAGAGCCCTTTGAGGCCATGGGGATCAACTGCAGAGAGCATCTTGAGGAAGCCGAAAAAAGGCTGAAAGCCGGCAAAAAAAAGCCGTTCGTGGTATAATCTGCCGTAAAGGCAAGGCATGAAAAAACTTCTTCTTTTTTCAAAGGACAAAGGTCTGCTGCAGTACCTGGAAAGCGGACTCGACAGGAGCCAGTACAAGGTAGAGCTTTTTGAGGCGCTGTCGGAGGCGGCGGACCACATTAGGCAAAAACTGTCCGACATAGCTCTTATTGACGCCGACGGCCAGGAGCTTGCTCCAGATGAGATCTTCAGATCTTTTAAGAACATCGCGCCAAGGCTCAAGGCAATAGTCCTTAGCTCTACAAAGGATGTTTCGCAGGCCGTTTCTTCCATAAAAGCCGGGGTCTTTGACTTTTTGGCAAAACCTGTTTCTTTAGAGTCCCTTAGAACGGCCGTTGACAGCGCTTTTATCTCTAGGCTGCCAAAAAACCGGGCTGGCCTGTTTTCGGAGGAACTATGGCTAAAAGGCTCGGGCCAATCCATTACGGATTTTACCTGCCTTATGGCAGAGGCCGCGCAGACCGAAAAAGATGCCGTGATACTTTTTCCTAAGGGAGCCCCGGCAGTCCGCGCCGCAGGCCTCCTCCACAGCGCGGGATTTAACAAGAACCGAAGGCTTGCGGTAATGGACCTTGCCGATTATTCGAGGCAGGACAGCGAGGCGGCATTCTGGACAGCCTTAAAGGACCATTTTGCCCAAAAGGAGGCCTCAAAGGAAGAAGGAGGCGAAGACCTGGCCGGGACAGTGTTCCTCAACAATTTTGACAGGACAAGCGACCACTTTAGGAAGCTGCTGCTTGATCATCTGATAAGCCGCAGGGACCAGCGCTGCGACAGGTCTGTAAAAGCCGTACTGGGAGCACGGGCGCTTTCCGAGGAAGAAAAAGAAAAGGTCTCAAAGATATTTGATATCATCTGTATCCCGCCGCTTATGGAGCGCAAAGAGGACCTGCCCGTGCTTGTTCAGGCCTACGCGGATGGTTTTGCCCAAAAATACGGCAAGACGGTGAAGGGCTTTTCCAAAGAAGCGCTTTCCTTTTTGCTGGACCACGACTGGCCCGGCAATTATGCCGAGATGGAGGCCCTTATCGAGAACGCGGTGCTTTTGTGCCGCGGCGAGTTCATTGAATACGGCGACCTTATGGCGGACCTGCAGATGCTTACCGGGATCTGCGCAAAGAGAGCGCTTTTATCCGGCAGGTGGGAGCTCTCAAAGGCCAGAGAGCTTTTTGACAGAAGTTTAATAGAAACGCTTATACTGGGCTGCGAAAATGACCTTGACAGGACAGCCGCGCTTTTAGACCTGCCCAAGACCGTGCTTTTGGAAAAAATGAGTGAACTCAACCTCAAGACAGAAATCTAATCCCGGGGCTGCGCGACCCTGAACGGATACCAATTAATCGTAAGATCACTAAAAAGTCCGCCGATTATTAGGCACAGTTCTGAATTGGGGGATATGGTCTCGAATACTGCCAATAATAGGCCGTGATAATATACCGCCTTTGCTCATATCATATGAGCCGGTAGGGTTTTTCGCATCGTAACCAATTTTCCTTTCCCCAAAAAAGAACCACAACGAATTATTTGCCATGCTATCTAGATTTTTCCATGAAACAGAGGATATGCCTCCTTCTTCATCAAATGTGAATCCCGCTAAATTGGTAGACACATCCGGCGCCAGTATGTGTTTTGCCTGAGGGAATATATCCCTGAATGCATTTGGCAGATTGACCTGCCCCCCCCTGCCTTGTGCGCCGTAGCAGGTTACAAATACTACTCTTCCGTTATCCGAGAGACAGTTTGAAATTCCTTCGTTAAGCAGCTGGTCTTTATCTCCAAGGTCTAGATAGAAGTGTTCGAGTTCATCAGGTGTTCGTCCTATTTCTGTCGTATCGGGTCTGTCCAGCTCCAAGTGAGAGCCTCCGGCGCCATGACCTCCTATGATTATTTGGTATGCCGGGGTTTTGCCTTTTTGAGTGCAATTCTTTAGGGCGTCAATCAGTTCTATATCGGTAGAGCACTCGTAGTATACTACGGCATATTCCTCCCCTGTCTTTGCCCTTTGATCGCACAACTGGGAAAGAGCATCATTCTGCGATGTAAAAGCAAAATTGCTGTCATCAACCGGATAAAGAACAACGGTCTTTAATCCGCTTTCGGCAATGTTCTTTCTGTTCCTGATGATCTTTTCAAGATCGCTATAATAAAACCGTTCTGGCCAGCGGATATTCAATTCTTTAAGGTCTTTTAGCAGGTCTCTAACCTTTTGTGGGAGGTCTTGATCATTGATCAAGTGCTGAAATATTTCGCCGTCTTTCAGCCTTAATAAGCCGCCGATCACTTTCAGGCACGCGGATTGATATGCTTTGTCGTCATTGTCGAACATCTTTGAAAGCATTCCTTTAATGCAGCTCAAAGCCTTTTCACTTCCTGATCCGGCAAGCTTTACAAGGATGTCAACAAGAAAAATCTGTAACTTCCCGGGAGATTCAGAGAGAATCTCTTTTTCTAACCACGCGACCCGATTTTCAAGTTTTTTCAGCAATTCGCCGGTGTCATGTTGTATCGCATCGGCAAATATTTGTGCTATAGCTAATTTATGCAAATGGGTTAATTTCTCATCCGTTGGCATATCACTTTTCAGGCTGTCAAAAAGAACATCCTCAAATACTGCTATTTCTTTTGCGCCTCTGGCTGGATCTTCTTTTGTCAGATAAAAAAGAGACTCGATCAAAGAATAGAGAATCCTATGGTTCGGAGTATTCTTTAATCCTGTCCAGACAAATTCGATCGCGGCGGCATCTCCAGTTCTGATCGCGGCTATAATGATGCTTTTTTCAGCCATTTGTTGGATTTCCGGTCCGACATTCGGATGTCCGGATTCTCCGATAAGAATGATGGTAGCCCTATTATTGCCTTTTCTCGCGGCATGAGCCA encodes the following:
- the rsfS gene encoding ribosome silencing factor, translating into MKLKAKPGRTKALSSNAIASLIAKAAQDKQALDLEIIDIRKTSSVCNYMVLASGNSSPHVQALRDGIDEALSKAGIKDGKWQGKRDSNWMVLDLIGVVAHVMGRQEREKYALEKLWEKSAFTYHV
- a CDS encoding LCP family protein, giving the protein MENFSDPMAPHKQAPGKGGAWKFWMVVIPVFLVAMSASFGFFAAFIVTRILAFEMLFSLSPTVNNLPSTNVLLLGVDATAGVRRSDTVMVAHVDPATKSLGIISIPRDTLVVIPGVRLDKINHAYAFGGADLACRTTSNFLQVPIEYYIKVNLDGLEKLIDRMGGITLDVEKRMYYVDYAGGLHIDLKPGVQKLSGRQAIGYLRFRHDNQSDFGRISRQQKFLDAVAQQISKTRGLSQTYHIIMDFAGSVETNLSASQIMGIASVSRQAYEMGNIMMAQLPGNSTKIDGVYYLEPDMSRVPAIVERFLKERRISEAQGQTGQN
- the yqeK gene encoding bis(5'-nucleosyl)-tetraphosphatase (symmetrical) YqeK gives rise to the protein MDKEALKKKLRTLIGHDRYRHSLSVAKTAARLASIHGVSVERAKTAGLLHDCAKGMERGSLLRSAKRLRLPPGLKDSGHYHLFHSFVSAHLAKKLFGIKDRDVLKAIEHHTSGRAGMSRLEKVIYISDHIAPGRKWPGLRRLRRLAKQNLDKTVALVAEEMIKYLLERKAPIFEQTLTTRNYYLNK
- a CDS encoding sugar phosphate nucleotidyltransferase, with translation MKKTVALILAAGKGTRMNSDKPKVLHTLCGAPILNYVLEAVNALHLRDAYIIVGHKADLVMKKYKHLDLNFIEQKEQLGTGHAVMQAEKVLKDRDLTVLVINGDMPFIKSTTLKQLVELHRSKKASATVLTACVEDPAGYGRIIRDLGRDVEKIVEQKDGSLGELEVKEINTGTYCFENADLAEALQQVRPENSQHEYYLTDVISILRKKGKKVAALCVEEPFEAMGINCREHLEEAEKRLKAGKKKPFVV
- a CDS encoding response regulator encodes the protein MKKLLLFSKDKGLLQYLESGLDRSQYKVELFEALSEAADHIRQKLSDIALIDADGQELAPDEIFRSFKNIAPRLKAIVLSSTKDVSQAVSSIKAGVFDFLAKPVSLESLRTAVDSAFISRLPKNRAGLFSEELWLKGSGQSITDFTCLMAEAAQTEKDAVILFPKGAPAVRAAGLLHSAGFNKNRRLAVMDLADYSRQDSEAAFWTALKDHFAQKEASKEEGGEDLAGTVFLNNFDRTSDHFRKLLLDHLISRRDQRCDRSVKAVLGARALSEEEKEKVSKIFDIICIPPLMERKEDLPVLVQAYADGFAQKYGKTVKGFSKEALSFLLDHDWPGNYAEMEALIENAVLLCRGEFIEYGDLMADLQMLTGICAKRALLSGRWELSKARELFDRSLIETLILGCENDLDRTAALLDLPKTVLLEKMSELNLKTEI